From a region of the Paenibacillus sp. R14(2021) genome:
- a CDS encoding PP2C family protein-serine/threonine phosphatase, translating into MNKLTGRDGAANRWKMRIAVVDDNPMNITVVREILKRAGYTDMLTAASGSELFALLGLDAKGHEPKGAAGQDNHGIDLILLDMMMPGVDGITACAMIQKSPRLQDIPIIMVTAIGDSKKLAEALDAGAIDYVTKPINRIELLARIRVALRLKEQKDWHKDRDRRVREELQLAREVQLAALPQPVDDEGMAIDAIFRPSEELSGDLYAWHRIDDNRYGVAVVDAMGHGISSSLACMFIASVLKEAMTKQIEPKRVVKELNRRSLQLQFADQLIQYYFTGLYMTVDLSKGTLDYVNAGHPPGMIIRADGTVEHFAQGGAAIGLFSEITLEKHTMSIGTGDRIILLTDGIYDLVGSDYEEDRGASLTTLLQPYGATTSLSELETALFAREPREDLESDDRCIVVVDIKQLHPKG; encoded by the coding sequence ATGAATAAATTGACCGGTCGAGATGGAGCGGCAAACAGATGGAAGATGCGCATAGCCGTCGTCGATGACAATCCCATGAATATCACGGTAGTTAGAGAAATATTGAAACGGGCAGGATATACGGATATGCTGACGGCGGCAAGCGGCAGCGAGCTGTTTGCTTTGCTGGGATTGGATGCGAAGGGGCATGAGCCGAAAGGCGCGGCAGGACAGGATAATCACGGCATCGATTTGATTCTGCTGGATATGATGATGCCTGGCGTGGACGGCATTACGGCCTGCGCGATGATTCAGAAATCGCCGCGGCTGCAGGACATCCCCATCATTATGGTGACGGCAATCGGGGATTCCAAGAAGCTGGCGGAGGCGCTGGATGCCGGCGCGATCGATTACGTGACCAAGCCGATTAACCGTATCGAGCTGCTCGCGCGTATTCGCGTAGCGCTGCGGCTCAAGGAGCAGAAGGATTGGCATAAGGATCGCGACCGCCGGGTGAGAGAGGAGCTGCAGCTTGCCAGAGAAGTGCAGCTCGCAGCACTCCCTCAGCCTGTGGACGACGAAGGGATGGCCATCGACGCGATATTCCGTCCGTCGGAGGAGCTGTCGGGCGACTTGTACGCCTGGCATCGCATCGACGATAATCGCTACGGCGTTGCAGTTGTTGACGCCATGGGCCACGGCATCAGCTCGTCGCTTGCCTGCATGTTCATTGCATCCGTGCTGAAGGAAGCCATGACGAAGCAGATTGAGCCGAAGCGGGTCGTGAAGGAGCTGAACCGCAGGTCCTTGCAGCTGCAGTTTGCGGATCAGCTCATTCAATATTATTTTACAGGGCTGTACATGACGGTGGATCTGAGTAAAGGGACACTGGATTACGTGAATGCGGGGCATCCGCCGGGCATGATCATACGGGCGGACGGCACGGTCGAGCATTTCGCGCAGGGCGGTGCAGCCATCGGCTTGTTCAGCGAGATTACGCTGGAGAAGCATACGATGAGCATCGGCACCGGCGATCGGATCATCCTGCTGACGGACGGCATCTACGATCTCGTCGGCAGCGACTATGAAGAAGACCGCGGGGCGAGCTTGACGACGCTGCTGCAGCCATACGGCGCGACAACCTCACTCTCTGAGCTGGAGACCGCCTTGTTCGCCCGCGAACCGCGGGAGGACCTGGAGTCCGATGACCGCTGTATCGTCGTCGTGGACATTAAGCAGCTCCATCCTAAAGGGTAA
- a CDS encoding magnesium transporter CorA family protein produces the protein MMHRLLHFPSQWEWHMLHAKRPDSFGLSRSGKSAARTHAPGSSDPLDTRAAAELTNQQFDRELAAWLQEVEDCTHNQISVTELPGGHSLLHGTLMYQVSDDMSDIVPLHFRITNEKLVTYQHDMRLSVRLQNDPWQEKLHRCKAAPEGFFVMLSLILETFHTGLDLFETRLGELESKMSRHNRTGLMNTIFERRYELLHWSHLFIPIKEINNAAKEAFMDELEQLEEFKRMELKLDRIQNLLNHYAMEIDTLLMMDDAISNFRGNDIMKTLTIFTALFMPATVIGAIWGMNFNSIPWASEPWGFIAVSSFIVVTTLLIYWWLWNKGWTGDLLNGRSNRGVVGNRNADAARSSHDSGAGVTDQPLVPRRDRAAGSLTTLTTVSKDTSAPMKAEDVGLPSRSSR, from the coding sequence ATGATGCATCGGTTGCTGCATTTTCCCTCGCAATGGGAATGGCATATGCTTCACGCCAAACGGCCGGACAGCTTCGGTCTCAGCCGCAGCGGCAAGTCGGCCGCACGGACGCATGCGCCTGGAAGCAGCGATCCCTTAGACACTAGGGCTGCAGCTGAGCTTACGAACCAGCAATTCGACCGCGAGCTTGCCGCTTGGCTCCAGGAAGTGGAAGACTGCACGCACAATCAAATCTCCGTAACCGAGCTGCCCGGCGGACATTCTCTGCTTCACGGCACGCTGATGTATCAGGTTTCGGACGATATGAGCGACATCGTGCCGCTCCACTTTCGGATCACGAACGAGAAGCTGGTGACGTATCAGCATGACATGCGGCTGTCCGTCCGGCTTCAGAACGATCCGTGGCAGGAGAAGCTTCACCGCTGCAAGGCCGCTCCGGAAGGCTTCTTCGTGATGCTCAGCTTGATTCTGGAGACGTTTCATACCGGCCTTGACCTATTCGAGACCCGGCTTGGCGAGCTGGAGTCGAAAATGAGCCGTCATAACCGGACAGGGCTGATGAACACGATTTTCGAGCGCCGGTATGAGCTGCTGCACTGGAGCCATCTCTTCATCCCCATCAAGGAAATTAACAACGCTGCCAAAGAAGCGTTCATGGACGAGCTCGAGCAATTGGAAGAATTCAAGCGGATGGAGCTCAAGCTCGACCGCATTCAGAACCTCCTTAATCATTATGCGATGGAAATCGATACGCTGCTCATGATGGATGATGCCATCTCGAACTTTCGCGGCAACGATATTATGAAAACCTTGACGATTTTCACTGCCTTATTCATGCCGGCGACGGTGATCGGTGCGATCTGGGGCATGAATTTCAATTCCATCCCATGGGCAAGCGAGCCTTGGGGCTTCATCGCGGTGAGCTCCTTCATCGTCGTCACGACGCTGCTGATTTACTGGTGGCTGTGGAATAAAGGCTGGACGGGCGATTTGCTGAACGGACGATCAAACCGAGGTGTCGTCGGGAATAGGAACGCGGATGCTGCCAGGTCCAGCCATGACAGCGGAGCGGGCGTCACGGATCAGCCGCTGGTTCCGCGCCGCGACAGAGCAGCGGGAAGCCTGACGACGCTGACCACCGTCTCCAAAGACACCTCGGCCCCAATGAAAGCCGAAGATGTAGGGCTGCCTTCACGGTCGAGCCGCTGA
- a CDS encoding sigma-70 family RNA polymerase sigma factor, protein MNPQPAKQPAITGAELILAYQNRPSNEIAEQLIEHYEPMVRMAAGKISRNRPDLYEDLMQVGQIALLRLFSQFDSSLGVQFEPYAMKSIIGHMKNYLRDKSWYVQVPRRIKEKGIAVQQAIDELTVKLERSPKIEEIAAHMSLCVEETTEILAGRDLYHYVSLDTPISDDDNATSLGDLLGSPADDFDHVDRRLDLQAAMSKLKPQEQQVLTLAYSEGLPQRHIADQLGISQMSISRIQRRAIDKLKELLGNQEE, encoded by the coding sequence ATGAACCCGCAGCCGGCCAAGCAACCCGCAATTACCGGCGCTGAACTCATACTCGCTTATCAGAATCGTCCATCCAATGAAATCGCAGAACAACTGATCGAGCATTATGAGCCTATGGTGCGCATGGCTGCCGGTAAAATATCCCGCAACCGCCCCGATTTGTACGAGGATCTCATGCAGGTCGGCCAAATCGCCCTTCTCCGTCTGTTCAGTCAATTCGACAGCTCGCTTGGGGTGCAGTTTGAACCCTATGCTATGAAGAGCATTATCGGCCATATGAAAAATTACTTGCGCGATAAATCCTGGTACGTCCAGGTCCCGCGCCGGATCAAAGAAAAAGGGATCGCCGTTCAGCAAGCAATCGACGAGCTGACCGTGAAGCTGGAGCGCTCGCCCAAGATCGAGGAAATCGCAGCGCACATGTCGCTTTGTGTCGAAGAAACAACGGAAATTTTGGCGGGGCGTGATCTCTACCACTACGTCTCGCTCGACACACCGATTTCGGACGATGACAATGCGACCTCTCTCGGCGATCTGCTGGGCTCGCCCGCGGACGATTTCGACCATGTCGATAGACGCCTTGATCTGCAGGCCGCCATGTCGAAGCTGAAGCCGCAGGAGCAGCAGGTCTTGACGCTGGCTTACTCTGAAGGCCTGCCGCAGCGGCATATCGCCGACCAGCTCGGAATATCGCAGATGAGTATTTCCCGCATACAGCGGCGCGCCATCGATAAGCTGAAGGAGCTGCTCGGCAATCAAGAGGAGTAA
- the rsbW gene encoding anti-sigma B factor RsbW, whose translation MNLSEDVITLQVPASAEYIDLVRLTLYGLAVKMGFSYEEIEDMKVAVSEACNNAVLYAYGDLNAGEAAQAPSPAPRIEVRLVKRDDALSIIVKDEGRSFDASAAARRAHPVNGKSVDELQAGGLGLYLMQALMDDVEVNSDMGTEVVLTKRLVKSGEM comes from the coding sequence ATGAACTTATCCGAGGATGTAATCACATTACAAGTGCCTGCGTCTGCTGAATATATCGATTTGGTGCGCTTGACCCTCTACGGACTCGCGGTCAAAATGGGCTTCTCGTACGAAGAAATCGAAGACATGAAGGTTGCCGTATCGGAAGCGTGCAACAATGCCGTGCTGTACGCCTACGGCGACTTGAACGCCGGCGAAGCCGCGCAGGCGCCGAGTCCCGCGCCGCGGATCGAGGTTCGCTTGGTGAAGAGGGACGATGCCCTCTCCATCATCGTAAAGGATGAGGGGCGGAGCTTCGATGCCTCTGCGGCGGCTCGCAGGGCGCATCCGGTGAACGGCAAGTCGGTCGACGAGCTGCAAGCGGGGGGACTAGGTCTTTATTTGATGCAGGCATTGATGGACGATGTCGAAGTGAACAGCGATATGGGAACGGAAGTGGTCCTGACCAAGCGACTTGTTAAGAGCGGTGAAATGTGA
- a CDS encoding STAS domain-containing protein: MKQNDKLTVRTENQAGKCVVFVGGELDLESAVQMRAVMSPLIELTDRELVLNLRELRYVDSTGIGILVSVLKARHAKDAPFSVEAVPPHIRKLFDMTGITPFLLKQA; this comes from the coding sequence ATGAAACAAAATGATAAACTTACCGTCCGAACCGAGAACCAAGCAGGGAAATGCGTCGTTTTTGTCGGCGGCGAGCTTGATTTGGAGTCCGCTGTGCAGATGCGCGCGGTCATGTCGCCGCTCATTGAACTGACCGACCGCGAGCTGGTCCTTAATCTTCGCGAGCTGCGCTACGTGGACAGCACGGGCATCGGCATTCTGGTCAGCGTCTTGAAAGCGCGCCATGCAAAGGATGCGCCTTTCTCCGTAGAAGCCGTGCCGCCGCATATTCGAAAGCTGTTCGACATGACGGGCATTACGCCGTTCCTTCTTAAACAAGCCTAA